A single region of the Leishmania panamensis strain MHOM/PA/94/PSC-1 chromosome 23 sequence genome encodes:
- a CDS encoding hypothetical protein (TriTrypDB/GeneDB-style sysID: LpmP.23.1720) has product MECAPATLLKRTEDDAHKRRHLVARYGDDGAKGFLRAEAYADHVRQERHSGSGQRHEEVSVMLTPVPQRCTCVVHVFAWILILLSILLVILCAIIAVSAWITLGVQKGLRHPSSCCRRLGDFTLCSGGLLAADAGCGSACVVLAVLRVRRVSRDALVMLPCRFVRPAVSALLCTVMPFPSLRRRLVVGHGQRSHDVGVRLDGLLHTILHRTFHAVCAVRGVPSM; this is encoded by the coding sequence ATGGAGTGCGCGCCAGCGACTTTGCTGAAGCGAACGGAGGATGACGCGCACAAACGAAGGCACCTCGTGGCGCGTTACGGTGATGACGGGGCGAAGGGGTTTTTGCGGGCGGAGGCGTACGCTGACCATGTGAGACAGGAGAGGCACTCGGGTTCTGGGCAGCGTCACGAGGAGGTTAGCGTCATGCTCACTCCAGtaccgcagcggtgcacgtGTGTAGTGCACGTCTTTGCGTGGATCTTGATACTACTGAGCATCTTGCTGGTCATCTTGTGTGCCATCATCGCCGTCTCGGCTTGGATCACGTTGGGGGTCCAAAAAGGACTCCGTCATCCTTCATCTTGTTGTCGCCGTCTTGGTGATTTCAccctctgcagcggtggtctacttgctgctgacgctggcTGTGGCAGCGCTTGCGTGGTGCTCGCCGTGCTGCGGGTGCGGAGAGTCAGCCGTGACGCGCTCGTCATGCTGCCCTGTCGTTTTGTGCGTCCTGCTGTTTCTGCTCTACTGTGCACTGTCAtgcctttcccctctcttcgtcgGCGGCTCGTAGTCGGGCATGGACAACGCAGCCATGATGTTGGTGTGCGCCTTGATGGTCTTCTGCACACCATTCTTCACCGCACTTTTCATGCTGTATGTGCTGTGCGTGGCGTGCCGAGTATGTAG
- a CDS encoding hypothetical protein (TriTrypDB/GeneDB-style sysID: LpmP.23.1770), whose translation MGGATSKDRYDRAVSTGILTLNKQEVKSWRRLTKALKKLSTLRTITISHNPLRDPVPSAFTALSLWSTLVSLDLSHNCLTCACALGSEAPLSKTHVEEALARITMAPASHTVYGFPPLPLESLNLSGNDLHMLPPLLAVRFPRLRRFVCTDNKTALNIPLSLARCIGASKSLEVVALQRDRLKTFIVADDTVNNPFPALREILLDQNHLGGTVNLGFAADKEAPMLPSLRRISLDDQTGAEPLRHIHATIFAHCPGLTSFTFHGNCNEAELHDSLVQSDVYRSWEVRMKDVVDKKLHAGGRAELI comes from the coding sequence ATGGGCGGCGCTACTTCGAAGGACCGCTATGACCGCGCCGTCTCCACCGGCATTCTGACGCTCAACAAGCAGGAGGTCAAGTCTTGGCGGAGGCTTACCAAAGCTCTCAAGAAGCTTTCCACCCTGCGCACCATTACGATTTCCCACAACCCTCTCCGTGACCCTGTCCCGTCTGCATTCActgccctttctctctggAGCACTCTGGTCAGTCTGGATCTTTCCCACAACTGTCTCACTTGCGCGTGCGCTCTGGGGAGTGAGGCACCCTTGTCCAAGACGCACGTTGAGGAGGCACTGGCACGCATCACGATGGCTCCCGCGAGCCACACTGTCTACGGCttcccaccgctgcctctcgAGTCGCTCAACCTTTCAGGCAATGACTTGCACATGTTGCCCCCGCTTCTCGCCGTTCGCTTtccgcgcctgcgccgcttcgTCTGCACGGACAACAAGACGGCACTCAACATTCCGTTGTCACTGGCGCGGTGCATTGGCGCCAGTAAGAGCCTTGAGGTGGTCGCACTCCAACGTGACCGACTGAAGACCTTCATTGTCGCTGACGACACCGTTAACAATCCGTTCCCGGCGTTGCGAGAGATTCTTCTTGATCAGAATCACTTGGGCGGGACTGTCAACTTGGGGTTTGCAGCAGACAAGGAAGCTCCGATGCTGCCATCACTGAGACGGATTAGCTTAGATGATCAGACTGGAGCAGAACCGCTTCGCCACATCCACGCGACCATTTTCGCGCACTGCCCAGGCCTCACCTCTTTCACTTTCCATGGCAACTGCAACGAGGCGGAACTCCATGATTCCCTTGTGCAGTCAGACGTCTACCGCAGCTGGGAGGTACGCATGAAAGATGTAGTTGACAAGAAGCTGCACGCTGGTGGCCGAGCTGAGCTCATTTGA
- a CDS encoding hypothetical protein (TriTrypDB/GeneDB-style sysID: LpmP.23.1730) yields MPRGLIGLSFIEARQRRESFMEKFTAEQTAQNRQKHTVEWELRGNERHEQKEVLEYMDVIQAQHNDVLIARRRRLAELLARENALHTSMMTGLPETDAQRRERLIRKAQELRAKREEAKRVDIDACHDRLFRAKIDCLRQAESRLKVMQVADARYEQIDAVAERRRQDAAEDEFYAQQAAEAQRVATERVQRDLELKYTRKQRMIEDLAAQVEGNRQRKEMEKEEAARDTEEFYRLLHEEQAQETRKRLQRQEKNRQLAQEMMEMNEELKRARQQEYEQLKKEDREALDATLAALAAEQQEQRAEKQRRVAAERQHMLELQQMAQQKGDKDALDKLWAEENEKQWRKREAQWEAEQAKRDALLRSVLIARRQQILDKRQKAQDDAMLRKLANEEFLASLSKDRDIDAAERARRMTLLKETQQYLEWQIQQRMVEKEAARLARRTELTDEQALEKQYEERIAREMANLEAAKPERYRNVPLLPKKSRNQIF; encoded by the coding sequence atGCCACGCGGTCTTATTGGCCTCTCCTTCATCGaggcgcgccagcggcgcgAGAGCTTCATGGAGAAGTTTACAGCAGAACAGACAGCTCAGAATCGTCAGAAGCACACAGTCGAGTGGGAGCTGCGCGGAAACGAGCGTCATGAGcagaaggaggtgctggagtACATGGATGTGATACAGGCGCAACACAACGATGTCCTCATcgctcgtcgccgtcgcctggCAGAGCTACTCGCGCGTGAGAACGCGCTGCACACATCCATGATGACAGGCCTACCGGAGACCGATGCACAACGCCGCGAGCGACTCATTCGAAAGGCTCAGGAGCTCCGTGCCAAGCgtgaggaggcgaagcgggtGGACATAGACGCCTGCCACGATCGCCTCTTCCGTGCGAAGATTGACTGCCTGCGCCAGGCGGAGAGCCGACTCAAGGTGATGCAGGTGGCCGACGCACGGTACGAACAGATAGACGCTGTCGCAGAGCGTCGTCGCCAGGACGCTGCCGAGGATGAGTTCTACGCTCAACAGGCTGCAGAGGCTCAGCGAGTGGCGACGGAGAGAGTGCAGCGCGACCTTGAGCTCAAGTACacccgcaagcagcgcatGATCGAGGACCTCgcagcgcaggtggaggGAAACCGGCAGCGGAAAGaaatggagaaggaggaggcggcgcgtgACACCGAAGAGTTCTATCGGCTTCTGCACGAGGAGCAGGCACAGGAGACCCGCaagcgcctgcagcgacaAGAGAAGAACCGCCAGCTGGCACAAGAGATGATGGAAATGAACGAAGAGCTGAAGCGTGCACGTCAACAAGAGTATGAGCAGTTGAAGAAGGAGGACAGAGAGGCACTGGATGCCACcctcgctgctctcgctgctgagcaacaggagcagcgagctgaaaagcagcggcgcgtggcggcggagcggcagcacatgCTAGAGCTTCAGCAGATGGCTCAGCAGAAGGGTGACAAGGACGCATTAGACAAACTTTGGGCGGAGGAGAACGAAAAGCAGTGGCGCAAGCGTGAGGCACAGtgggaggcggagcaggcCAAACGCGACGCACTCCTGCGCAGTGTTCTCATcgcgcgccgccagcagATTCTGGACAAGCGTCAAAAGGCTCAAGATGACGCTATGCTGCGCAAGTTGGCGAACGAGGAGTTTCTCGCGTCCTTGTCGAAGGATCGCGACATCGACGCTGCGGAGCGAGCGCGGCGcatgacgctgctgaaggagacGCAGCAGTACCTTGAGTGGCAGATTCAGCAGCGCATGGTGGAGAAGGAAGCCGCACGGCTGGCCAGGCGCACTGAGCTGACAGATGAGCAAGCTTTGGAGAAGCAGTACGAGGAGCGAATTGCGCGGGAGATGGCGAACCTAGAAGCAGCAAAGCCGGAGCGCTACCGTAacgtgccgctgttgccgaAGAAATCTCGCAACCAGATCTTCTAG
- a CDS encoding hypothetical protein (TriTrypDB/GeneDB-style sysID: LpmP.23.1740), whose product MTLEILPAPIFTSKKELYDWLVKQVEVLVDGMSKRFTPQANLIIGLSNVAALCFYELNRFCNPGAALEKLKVNWFGFYLFQAPGLLALGPFQGRPACTEIRVGKGVCGTVAESGESLVVSNVEEFPSHIACDSSSKSEVAVPVLIENGSVVAVIDVDSTELGYFSEEDKEGLERVAAVLEQHLNFPMARALALNPALGLPGYSALAGGEKSLQLRGDAEAAPQPVPVTTEAETTAATTTLTHIPFFKVEAKHPDVTVKCMGGWQFTRTSLDRIMTQDEAQHLQDSLGISALPEIAFHSNTLSVSPESDREHPWLHFSIEALMRSASQYYHTEEFRTLVQPQLCIPVSAGWASFNFEKYDPKVDWAWRNDFCGLVPGQVRLVARPKDAADAPGINWDLLKDTSLPILFYGDFDMMEDDLHDHGMVTSSVKYRVMSPAFFLLFRHFVRVDSHAIWMREVRIFHEFGKTRLPSGVPHIVVLEQLRSVHVAEPVDSVDWKSMSPDAISAKAEVLLAREWMLEKAEVAA is encoded by the coding sequence ATGACGCTCGAGATACTCCCTGCGCCCATCTTCACCTCCAAGAAGGAGTTGTACGATTGGCTGGTGAagcaggtggaggtgctggtggatGGCATGAGCAAGCGCTTCACACCGCAGGCAAACCTGATTATTGGCCTCAGCAACGTCGCGGCGCTCTGCTTTTACGAGCTGAACCGGTTCTGCAACCCcggcgcggcgctggagaagctcAAGGTCAATTGGTTCGGCTTCTACCTCTTCCAGGCGCCCGGGCTGCTTGCTCTTGGCCCCTTCCAAGGCCGTCCCGCCTGCACGGAGATTCGCGTGGGAAAAGGTGTTTGCGGCACTGTTGCGGAGAGTGGCGAGTCGCTGGTGGTGTCCAACGTGGAGGAGTTTCCCAGCCATATTGCGTGCGACTCATCGTCAAAGTCAGAGGTCGCAGTGCCTGTGCTGATTGAGAACGGCAGCGTCGTGGCCGTGATTGACGTCGACAGCACGGAGCTGGGGTACTTTTCggaggaggacaaggagGGTCTGGagcgcgtggcggcggtgctcgagcagcaccttAACTTCCCCATGGCAAGGGCTCTTGCACTGAACCCGGCGCTGGGGCTACCTGGCTACTCTGCACTGGCGGGCGGCGAGAAGTCAttgcagctgcgcggcgaTGCCGAGGCGGCCCCGCAGCCTGTGCCTGTGACCACTGAAGCGGAAACAACGGCGGCTACCACGACTTTGACGCACATCCCTTTCTTTAAGGTGGAGGCGAAACACCCAGACGTCACCGTGAAGTGTATGGGAGGGTGGCAGTTCACTCGCACAAGTCTGGACCGCATCATGACGCAGGACGAGGCTCAGCACCTGCAGGACTCACTCGGCATCTCGGCGCTGCCGGAGATTGCCTTTCATAGCAACACGCTCTCGGTGAGCCCAGAGTCTGACCGGGAGCACCCCTGGCTGCACTTCAGCATCGAGGCACTCATGCGCAGCGCTTCGCAGTACTACCACACGGAGGAGTTCAGGACGCTGGTacagccgcagctctgcaTCCCGGTCTCGGCGGGCTGGGCCTCGTTCAACTTCGAGAAGTACGACCCAAAGGTTGACTGGGCGTGGCGCAATGACTTCTGCGGCCTCGTTCCTGGACAGGTGCGCCTCGTAGCGCGCCCGAAGGACGCTGCGGACGCACCTGGAATCAACTGGGACCTCTTAAAGGATACGAGCCTCCCCATTCTCTTCTACGGCGATTTTGACATGATGGAAGACGACTTGCACGATCACGGCATGGTGACAAGCAGCGTCAAGTACCGCGTCATGAGCCccgctttctttcttctcttccgccaCTTTGTGCGCGTGGACAGCCACGCGATTTGGATGCGAGAGGTGCGCATCTTTCACGAATTTGGGAAGACTCGTTTGCCGTCTGGAGTGCCGCACATCGTTGTCCTTGAGCAACTGCGCAGCGTGCACGTTGCGGAGCCGGTGGACAGCGTCGACTGGAAGTCCATGTCCCCCGACGCCATATCCGCCAAGGCTGAGGTCCTTCTCGCGCGTGAGTGGATgttggagaaggcggaggtggcggcgtaG
- a CDS encoding Csl4p-like protein (TriTrypDB/GeneDB-style sysID: LpmP.23.1710) — MPVILHTGARVAPGDTIFTSPAAVTSSNDALEGGAAEEAEVVPREGCVVQYVERYVTPKALSLSAPSTVVERLIVATRHGIAQWDGPLVSVFPLTSSGRAEYAAARGTGTPPGSTVSSSRHTVLGPRPGDTVHLRITRLNHLFAFGEVIAVNWRWCSHRSLSSAAAGGGGNNSGVFKGVLRQEDIRPFKPSKDQLLPPPPSLSFGPGDIVLAEVISQSDVHQYQLSTISEGCGVVESFITTIEGRYGGQEKIKLEHIPGRRDAMMIRSTGEVVPRWCPLLP; from the coding sequence ATGCCGGTCATTCTACACACCGGTGCTCGTGTCGCACCTGGCGACACCATCTTCACCTCCCCTGCGGCCGTGACGTCCTCTAACGATGCCCTCGAAGGAGGcgccgcggaggaggcggaggttGTGCCGAGAGAGGGTTGTGTGGTGCAGTACGTAGAGCGATACGTAACGCCAAAAGCGCTATCCTTGTCGGCGCCGTCGACAGTGGTGGAGCGCTTGATCGTAGCTACCCGTCACGGTATCGCGCAGTGGGATGGACCCCTTGTGTCGGTCTTTCCCCTTACTTCGTCCGGCAGGGCGGAGTacgcggcagcgcgcggcaCAGGCACCCCACCCGGCTCTACGGTCTCGTCTTCGCGGCATACCGTGCTTGGACCGCGGCCGGGTGACACAGTGCATCTCCGCATCACTCGACTGAATCATCTCTTTGCCTTTGGCGAGGTCATTGCGGTAAACTGGAGGTGGTGTAGCCATCGCAGCCTCTCCTCCGCGGcagccggcggcggcggcaacaacagcggcgtCTTCAAAGGCGTCCTGCGACAGGAGGATATCCGACCGTTCAAGCCCTCGAAAGaccagctgctgccccctccaccgtcgctgtcCTTCGGGCCGGGCGATATTGTGCTCGCCGAGGTTATTTCACAGTCCGACGTACACCAATACCAGCTCAGCACCATTAGCGAGGGCTGCGGCGTAGTGGAGAGCTTTATAACTACTATCGAGGGGCGATACGGCGGTCAAGAGAAGATCAAGCTTGAGCATATACCCGGGCGTCGCGACGCCATGATGATTCGGAGCACAGGAGAAGTGGTGCCGAGATGgtgtccgctgctgccataA
- a CDS encoding alanine racemase, putative (TriTrypDB/GeneDB-style sysID: LpmP.23.1760) has translation MSRYDIASEPTAEALARNYKAVCDTVAQESGNRRVTLITVGKTKSPACLLSLYNLGQRVFGENYVQELEEKARELPGDTVWHFIGHLQSNKVRELLEGVPNLHVIQTIDSEKLANKVNEGCKKYRSGRSLEVYIQVNTSGEETKSGTEPGEATVALAKYIVGECPLLQLKGLMTIGMPDYTSRPENFECLTKCREEVAQAVQVAPEDLELSMGMSGDYVNAIRMGSTTVRVGSSIFGQRYYPPKQ, from the coding sequence ATGTCTCGCTACGATATCGCCAGCGAGCCTACCGCCGAGGCCCTCGCTCGCAACTACAAGGCAGTGTGTGACACAGTGGCGCAGGAGAGCGGCAATCGTCGAGTCACGTTGATTACGGTGGGCAAGACAAAGTCACCTGCATGCCTTCTCAGCCTATACAACCTGGGGCAGCGCGTGTTCGGCGAGAACTATGTGCAGGAGCTTGAGGAGAAGGCCAGGGAACTGCCCGGGGACACAGTGTGGCACTTTATTGGTCACCTGCAGAGCAACAAGGTGAGGGAGCTGCTGGAAGGTGTGCCCAATTTGCACGTGATTCAGACCATAGACTCTGAGAAATTGGCGAACAAGGTGAATGAGGGGTGCAAGAAGTACCGTAGCGGACGGTCCCTGGAGGTGTATATTCAGGTAAACACCAGTggcgaggagacgaagagcGGAACGGAGCCTGGAGAGGCAACCGTGGCACTCGCCAAGTACATTGTCGGGGAgtgtccgctgctgcagctcaaGGGACTCATGACGATCGGCATGCCTGACTACACGAGCCGACCAGAGAACTTTGAGTGTCTCACCAAGTGTcgagaggaggtggcgcaggcggtCCAGGTGGCGCCGGAAGATCTGGAGCTGTCGATGGGCATGAGCGGTGACTATGTAAACGCCATTCGAATGGGCTCCACCACTGTGCGTGTCGGGTCCTCAATTTTTGGCCAGCGCTATTACCCGCCCAAGCAGTGA
- a CDS encoding hypothetical protein (TriTrypDB/GeneDB-style sysID: LpmP.23.1750) produces the protein MEILRKTASFRVQRQVAGRPAEEVTQLSLSGVPVLPELWSPYTHLTHLLLISMKPKLVSLDMLGLSQLQELRLLDVSDNAVAIASPPPAVPSLARLLMPNNQVSSLEEVSRLAQSFPNLEVLDVADNDVDTPAHFASVFGAFPNLIALNSRTRDGTEVVVEDSDESDSDEEYEESSDGESKEGASQTTSSGSSGGEAEEESESDAEPSAKRTRTEDGNSAWRESSASSRE, from the coding sequence ATGGAGATACTGAGGAAAACGGCTTCCTTCCGAGTTCAGAGGCAGGTGGCAGGGCGGCCCGCCGAGGAGGTCACGCAGCTCTCTCTCAGCGGCGTGCCGGTGCTCCCAGAGCTATGGTCTCCCTACACCCACCTCACTCACCTTCTGCTGATCTCTATGAAGCCGAAGCTTGTGAGTCTCGACATGCTTGGCCTCAGCCAGCTTCAGGAACTTCGTCTCCTAGATGTCAGTGACAACGCCGTTGCAATTgcttcaccgccaccggcTGTGCCGTCGCTCGCTCGTCTGCTCATGCCTAACAATCAAGTTTCCTccttggaggaggtgagccGGCTGGCGCAGAGCTTTCCGAATTTGGAGGTGCTCGACGTGGCCGACAATGACGTCGACACCCCTGCACACTTTGCCTCTGTTTTCGGGGCCTTTCCGAATCTGATCGCACTCAACTCGCGTACGCGCGACGGGACGGAGGTTGTGGTCGAAGACTCGGACGAGTCGGATAGCGATGAGGAGTACGAGGAAAGCAGCGATGGAGAAAGCAAAGAGGGGGCAAGCCAGACGACATcctccggcagcagcggcggcgaagctgAAGAGGAATCGGAGAGTGACGCGGAGCCGTCGGCAAAGAGAACGCGCACTGAGGATGGCAACAGCGCTTGGAGAGAGTCTTCAGCCTCCTCAAGAGAGTGA